One Effusibacillus lacus genomic region harbors:
- the ppc gene encoding phosphoenolpyruvate carboxylase: MTSESGLRRDIRILGNLLGNVLISQCGEEVLQSVEEVRAAAKELRADGTPESRHAFFQKIRQIPKEHRPHVIHAFSLYFQLVNIAEQNHRIRRKREYERSSGSAPQRGSLRSAFLQMKENGLQADDMKSLIHDLGVELVLTAHPTEAMRRTVLDKHHEIAVILEKFDDPLLSARDIQNLEKRLKTEITGLWQTRAVRKERITVLDEVRNGLYFLDEILFDVLPMLHLEMEEELQSVYPEGNWEVPSFLRFGSWMGGDRDGNPNVTADLTFQTLILHFDLALRKYEERVKELGVHLSQSYEITGASRELIDSLQLDTLPDEPYREKVKQIQMRLEGTKNLFHGEKPPGTYYNGPAEFLSDIKLIEESLIQHKGKEIAEVKVRPLIRQIELFGFHMATLDIRQHSEVHEQAVDELLRLARIGSYQSLDEQGKVSVLTRLLEDPRPLVSPFVNLSETTRETLDVFHTIRKGHKLFGEECIQNYLISLSQGVSDLLEVLLLAKEAGLFSWEAEGRATSKINIVPLFETIEDLREAPAIVARLFANPVYRIHLQGRGNLQEIMLGYSDSNKDGGYLTANWELYKCQKAIFEVASQYNVRLKFFHGRGGALGRGGGPVARSILAQPPEALHGKVKITEQGEVISQRYSHPEIAKRSLESAVSAVLVGSMNVQTERMKDTERKWSCILEKLSRDSFATYQQFVYKNEDFLPYFHQATPIDVLAELNIGSRPAKRRNSPAIQDLRAIPWVFSWTQNRHLLPAWFGFGTAIENLVNEEPDARTEFNRMYRYWPFFKALIDNIQMALSKADMLIAIEYARLVEDQVLADRVFARILDEYQRTKNMVLMITGEEEILANSPVIRESIRLRNPYVDPLSYFQVLLLKELRDKKRSGEDDQALLSEVLLTINGIASGLRNTG, from the coding sequence ATGACCAGTGAGTCTGGACTTCGCAGAGATATTCGGATATTGGGCAACCTGTTGGGCAATGTTCTGATATCCCAATGCGGGGAAGAGGTGCTGCAGTCTGTTGAGGAGGTCCGGGCAGCGGCCAAGGAACTTAGGGCAGACGGGACACCGGAGAGCCGGCATGCATTTTTTCAAAAGATCAGGCAAATTCCAAAAGAACACCGGCCTCATGTGATACACGCCTTTTCACTTTACTTTCAGTTGGTTAACATAGCGGAACAAAACCACAGGATTCGCAGAAAGCGCGAATATGAACGTTCATCCGGTTCCGCTCCACAGAGAGGATCTTTGCGCAGCGCTTTTCTGCAAATGAAAGAAAACGGCCTGCAGGCAGATGACATGAAATCGCTGATTCACGATCTTGGGGTTGAATTGGTGCTGACGGCCCATCCTACGGAAGCGATGCGCAGGACCGTTCTTGACAAGCATCACGAAATTGCCGTGATTCTTGAAAAATTTGATGATCCGTTATTGAGCGCAAGGGACATCCAGAACCTGGAGAAACGGCTGAAGACGGAGATCACAGGCCTGTGGCAGACAAGGGCTGTAAGGAAAGAACGGATTACGGTGTTGGATGAGGTTCGGAACGGTCTGTATTTTCTGGATGAAATATTGTTTGATGTATTGCCGATGTTGCATTTGGAGATGGAAGAGGAGCTGCAATCGGTCTACCCGGAAGGCAATTGGGAAGTGCCAAGCTTCCTGCGGTTTGGTTCCTGGATGGGTGGAGACCGGGACGGCAATCCGAATGTAACGGCGGATCTTACCTTTCAAACCCTGATTCTTCACTTTGATCTTGCGTTGCGGAAATACGAAGAGCGGGTTAAGGAATTGGGGGTCCATCTCAGTCAGTCCTACGAGATAACGGGTGCAAGCCGGGAACTGATTGATTCTTTGCAACTGGATACCCTCCCCGACGAGCCATACAGGGAGAAGGTAAAACAGATCCAGATGCGGCTCGAGGGTACCAAGAATCTCTTCCATGGAGAAAAGCCGCCCGGGACTTACTATAACGGACCCGCAGAATTTCTTTCTGACATTAAACTGATTGAAGAGTCCCTGATTCAACACAAAGGCAAAGAGATAGCCGAAGTAAAAGTCAGACCGCTGATCAGACAAATTGAGTTGTTTGGATTTCATATGGCCACATTGGACATTCGCCAACACAGTGAAGTTCATGAACAAGCTGTTGATGAACTGCTCCGCCTGGCCAGGATCGGTTCCTACCAGTCCCTGGACGAACAGGGCAAAGTGAGCGTTCTCACCAGGTTGCTGGAAGATCCACGGCCGCTGGTCAGCCCTTTTGTCAATCTGTCGGAAACCACCCGGGAAACTTTGGATGTATTTCACACCATTCGCAAAGGGCATAAGCTGTTTGGCGAGGAGTGCATCCAGAATTATCTGATCTCTTTGTCCCAGGGAGTCAGTGATCTGCTGGAGGTACTGTTGCTGGCCAAAGAAGCGGGCCTGTTTTCATGGGAGGCGGAAGGTCGGGCAACAAGCAAGATCAATATTGTACCGTTGTTTGAAACGATCGAGGACCTGCGGGAAGCCCCTGCCATTGTCGCCCGGTTGTTTGCCAATCCGGTGTATCGCATCCATTTGCAAGGACGTGGGAACCTGCAGGAAATCATGCTCGGCTATTCGGACAGCAATAAGGACGGAGGATATCTGACAGCCAACTGGGAACTGTATAAATGCCAGAAAGCCATATTTGAGGTTGCGAGTCAGTACAACGTCCGTTTGAAGTTTTTCCATGGTCGTGGGGGAGCATTGGGACGGGGAGGCGGGCCGGTGGCGCGAAGCATTCTGGCACAACCGCCTGAGGCTCTGCACGGAAAGGTCAAGATCACCGAACAGGGTGAAGTGATTTCCCAACGGTACAGCCATCCGGAAATTGCGAAAAGGTCTTTGGAATCTGCCGTTTCCGCTGTCCTGGTGGGTTCCATGAACGTTCAGACCGAGCGGATGAAGGATACCGAGCGCAAATGGTCCTGCATTCTGGAAAAATTATCTCGGGATTCTTTTGCGACTTATCAGCAGTTTGTATATAAGAATGAGGATTTCCTTCCGTATTTTCACCAGGCCACACCGATTGACGTCTTGGCGGAGTTGAATATCGGTTCACGTCCAGCCAAACGGAGAAACTCACCTGCCATTCAGGATTTGCGGGCCATTCCCTGGGTATTCTCCTGGACCCAAAACCGCCATTTGCTGCCTGCCTGGTTCGGGTTTGGTACAGCTATCGAGAACCTGGTGAACGAGGAACCGGATGCCCGGACGGAGTTTAACCGGATGTACCGTTATTGGCCCTTTTTCAAGGCGCTGATCGACAATATTCAGATGGCATTGTCGAAAGCAGACATGTTGATTGCCATTGAATATGCCCGTCTGGTAGAGGATCAGGTGTTGGCAGACAGGGTGTTCGCGCGCATTCTTGACGAATATCAACGGACCAAGAACATGGTACTGATGATTACAGGCGAAGAGGAAATCCTGGCCAATAGCCCGGTAATCCGTGAGTCGATCCGTTTGCGCAACCCTTATGTGGATCCGTTGTCCTATTTCCAGGTGCTGCTGCTTAAAGAGCTGCGGGATAAGAAGCGGAGCGGGGAAGACGATCAGGCATTGCTGAGTGAAGTGCTTTTGACAATTAACGGAATCGCTTCCGGGTTGAGAAATACCGGTTGA
- a CDS encoding OsmC family protein yields MKVSVAWQGKKRFDAKGDSGHLVVMDAKKEIGGEDSGSRPMELLLMGLGGCTGIDIVMILEKMRLNLEEFHMEIEGDRREEHPQKFTDIRIKYILKGEGLTRDKVERAIRLSEEKYCSASASLNARIQTVYELNGVLYEMGERTDNHEDPLQ; encoded by the coding sequence ATGAAAGTATCTGTTGCCTGGCAAGGTAAGAAGCGCTTTGACGCAAAAGGGGACTCGGGTCACCTGGTGGTGATGGACGCAAAAAAGGAGATCGGCGGGGAGGACTCCGGGTCCCGTCCCATGGAGCTCTTGCTGATGGGACTTGGCGGGTGCACCGGGATTGACATTGTCATGATCCTGGAGAAAATGCGCCTGAACCTTGAGGAATTCCACATGGAAATCGAGGGTGACCGGCGGGAGGAACATCCGCAAAAGTTTACCGACATCCGAATCAAATACATTCTGAAAGGTGAAGGCTTGACCCGTGATAAGGTGGAACGGGCCATTCGCCTGTCGGAGGAAAAATACTGCTCGGCATCCGCTTCTTTAAACGCACGCATTCAAACAGTATATGAATTGAACGGCGTCTTGTACGAGATGGGGGAAAGGACGGATAACCATGAAGATCCGTTGCAATGA
- a CDS encoding RluA family pseudouridine synthase has product MVNSELEEVLSLEIPPEWDGKMVKEVIRQTLGISRGLLRKIVAENGVFVNGRPVYITSRIQAGDLLRLRTMPEWSEDILPQPIPFEVVYEDRDVLVVNKRAGLVVHPTKGHYTGTLANGVVHYWREQGETARFRPVHRLDKNTSGLLLIGKNHFSHQRLSEQIAHRQFRREYLAVVHGIVKEPAFAIDAPIMKKAGDPRERVVSESGQPAITHVAVERLLQSATLVRLRLETGRTHQIRVHMRHIGHPLFGDDLYGIGHRDGMERQALHAEVLGFSHPRQGKRLEFTAPVPPDMQELIDRLTLTL; this is encoded by the coding sequence ATGGTAAACAGCGAGTTGGAGGAAGTGCTCTCATTGGAGATCCCTCCCGAATGGGACGGCAAGATGGTCAAGGAAGTCATCCGCCAGACGCTGGGAATTTCCCGGGGATTGCTGCGGAAAATCGTTGCCGAAAATGGGGTTTTTGTAAACGGCCGGCCGGTGTATATCACATCCCGGATACAGGCTGGTGATCTGCTCCGATTGCGGACCATGCCGGAATGGTCGGAAGATATACTTCCACAGCCAATACCCTTTGAAGTGGTGTACGAGGATCGGGATGTACTCGTGGTGAACAAGCGGGCCGGATTAGTGGTTCACCCGACTAAGGGCCATTACACGGGGACCCTTGCCAATGGTGTTGTCCATTACTGGCGTGAGCAGGGGGAAACCGCCCGCTTTCGGCCGGTTCACCGGCTTGACAAGAACACCTCGGGGCTGCTCTTAATCGGCAAGAACCATTTTTCCCATCAGAGATTGTCTGAACAGATCGCACACAGACAGTTCCGGCGTGAATATTTGGCAGTCGTCCATGGGATTGTAAAGGAACCGGCTTTTGCGATTGATGCCCCGATCATGAAAAAAGCGGGCGATCCACGGGAAAGGGTTGTTTCTGAAAGCGGACAACCGGCCATCACCCATGTTGCAGTTGAGCGATTATTGCAATCCGCGACCCTCGTCAGATTACGTCTGGAAACAGGAAGGACCCACCAGATTCGTGTTCACATGAGACATATCGGCCATCCACTATTCGGTGACGATCTTTACGGAATTGGGCATCGCGATGGGATGGAAAGACAGGCGCTCCATGCCGAAGTGTTGGGATTCAGTCATCCGCGGCAGGGGAAGCGGTTGGAGTTTACCGCTCCGGTGCCGCCTGACATGCAGGAACTGATTGACCGCCTCACATTGACGTTATAA